The sequence AGTTATCACCTATAACAACACCTTTTAATATTGTTGAATGTGCTCCAATAAAAACATTATTACAAATTTTAACAGCTTTTGTTTTAGTTTTGATTACATCCGTCATTGGATCTAGACGGTCTTGCGAATTTAAACTATGAAAATCTGTATCATAGATTACAACATTACCACCCAAATTTACATTGTCACCTATTTCAATTTTTTCATGGCAAACTATTGCTGTAGAACTCATGCCAACATTTTTGCCAATTATAAGTTCAGCTTTTTTTCCAACAAATATACTGCATGGATGAAAACGACCTATAGGATTAGATAATTCATGGTTATTAATCTTAAAATTGGCACCAATAGAACATTTACCTCCAAGGCTAACAACTACTTTTGGCAAACCATGACTTTTAAAATTCTGAAATTTTACACCATTAGAATACAAAATTAGGTAAGTTCGTATTTGATCAAAAGGTCGCAATATTTTTAATCTTGCTCTTCTTAAAATTTTTAATAACCCGATGAAAAATAATTGCATTTTAGTTACAAATTTTAATTACTTGCGAATATGATGAAATCAAACTGGAAACGATATTTTTTTTATCGTGCCTTTTACAGGCTATTTCTTTACTATTTCTTCCAATATTAAAATATACTTCCGGATTCCTATTATAATCTATTATTGCAGATACAATTTCAAATACCCCGTTAGAAGGAACTAAAATCCCAGTTTTATAATTTTCAATTAGTGTTGATAATCCTCCAACATTACAGGCAATCACAGGAATCCCAACTATTTGTGCTTCACAAATACTATTTGGACTATTATCTATATAAGAAGGATGAATAAATAAATCTGTTTTCTCCAAAATTAAAATCAAATCTTTTGGATTTTTTTTTCCGACAAATTCAATATTAAATTCTTCTGGCTTGACATTATTTTCTTTAATAAAATGATTTAACAAGCTATTTTTTCTATCAAGCCCAACAACTTGCCATACAAAATCAATTGAAGTTTGCTCTTTCAATAATTTAGCACATTTTAATATAACATCAATACCTTTGTAGACTGTTTCTGACAGAGTCGAAACAATTTTTATAGTACTATTTAACTTATATTCTTTTTTAAAATTATTATAAAATAATGGGCGCAAAACCTCTTCGATATGAAAGTATTGTGAATCAGGAGAATAAATCTTTGAAATTGAACAATCCCAATCTGTTCGCCCCATAAGATATTTTGCATTCTCTAGATGAGATTTTTCTCGGATTGCTTGATTTTTAAATCTCATATATGAAGCATAAACACCACTTCCTGTTATATTTTTAAAGATAAATTTTTTGCTCAAAATAAAATTCCAATAACTTTGATTGGGAGGAAAATATGCATTAAGATATGGAATTATTAACCCTTGTAAATGTATGACAACAGGTATATCTGTATATTTTTGAATCGATGCAAACACACCTTCTGTTCCAAATACCTGTATGATATCAGGCTTAAAATCTTCAATCACTCTCAATAAAGATGGAATAACTTTATTTTCAGATTCTATTTTACCTTGAAAACCATTAATTATTGTTCTTATCGGCGTTTTTTTACGTGCTTTTTTTAAAATTGGATAATATGTTGTATTACCTTTTTTTTCCTTTTGAAAACCTAAATTATGAAAAAACGATATAGCCAAATCAATATCATTTCGCTCTGATATTAATTCTTCTAGTGATTCAATCCAACCACCACCATTATAAGAATGTTTGCCTTGATCATAGAGTGATGAAGTATTACTAAACCAAAGAACTTTCATTATCTCGCTATTTAATCCACAAACCTGTGGCAGTATTATTAATAATTTTAAAATATTGTAAAGGAGCTAAAATCACACTAGGAATAAAACATACTATTGTTGCAAATATGATACCTGAGGTTCCCATTTCTAAATTTCTAGCAAAATATATTGACAATGGTATATTTATTAAGCAACAAATTATGCTTTGTAAAGCTTGAATTTTCACTTTACCTATACCATTTAAAAAAATAGTATAAGGTGTCACAAAAATTGATGCCATTATAAAGACCCCTATTAATAAACTTAATAAATAATTCACATGCACTTTTGATCCAACCCATAAATCATAAATAACATTAGAGAAAAGTATCATTATTAGAATAAGGACAATAAAAACCATTGCAATTTTATTGAAGTTCTTCATAGAATTTTTAATCCATTCAAAGTCATTCTTGGTATATGCTTCAGTAATACTAGACCAATAAGGGCTTGCTATAATGGCAAAAACCATAGAAGCAATACTAAAATATTTATAAGCAATATTAAATGGAACTACATCAGCTGGAGAAAACAAATTTGAAATAATCATATTATCAGTAGAATACAAAATAATCCCGGAAATTTGCACCAGAAAAAACATAAAACCTAATCCAAATATATCCTTCAAATATTTCTTTTTCCAAAATTTATATGAAGGTCTATAGTCTTTATATGTAGTTGAAAATGCAAATAAATTAATTCCAACTAATAAAAGTCCAGGAAGAGCTGAAAAAATTATTCCAAAATGCAATAAGGAGCTTTCTGCAGTTTCTGTCATAATCCAAATCGCCAACAAAGAGCCCGCTGATGTAAAAAAACTAACCTTTCCTTGCATGGAGTGATGCTGATCAGCTGTATATATCGTAGTTATAAGTTTTGCCACCAATTGTAAACAAAAAAAAGAGAACACGATAGGCATTAAAATCGCAAGCTTTTTTTCTAGGAGTGGATTAGTATTAAGAACTCGAGACCAATCTATAAAAAAATTCAACGTAATAAAAAGCAATATTAATGCAACGCAAACAGCTCCAATAGTATAGTAAGCAGAACTAACATAAGCTTTAGCTGCAATTAAATCCCCCTTTGCTTTCGCTTCTGCAAATTTATTTCGCAAACCATTTCCTAAACCAATATCGAAAAAAGAAAACCATGCAATAAAAGAACTTAATGTAAGCCAAATACCATAATTCTCAGCATCAAGAAAGTTTATAGTAAGTGGGACTAATAGAAAAGAAGATATGATACTTCCTCCCTTATAAAGAAACGACACTATTACATGCTTTGTAATATTTTTGGTTCGTTCAGTTTTTATTCCTACTTTATTGTAAACTTTGTGAATTTTGTTCCTCAATGAAAATATTTTATTTAAAAATTTCTGGAAATAAAAATTGTTATTTTAAACCAACCTCAAATCACTTTCAACCATCTCTTTAACTAAAGCCTTCAAATCATAATTAGGCTTCCAACCTAACTGAGTTTTAGATTTTGTAGGATCACCAATTAAAAGGTCTACTTCAGTAGGACGATAATATTCTGGGTCAACGCGTACAACTACTTTTCCTATTTCTAACTGATATAAAGGATTATTACAAGCTTTAATTCTAGCAACTTCATTTTCATTTTCTCCTTCAAAAGTCAATTCCATTCCTACTTCTGCAAAAGCCATCGTTACAAAATCTCTAATATAAGTTGTGACTCCAGTTGCAATAACATAATCTTCAGGAATTTCTTGCTGTAAAATTCTCCACATTGCTTCAACATAATCTTTAGCATGCCCCCAATCTCTTTGAGAATTCAGATTTCCTAGATAAAGACACTCTTGTTTTCCTTTTGCAATAGCTGCAGTTGCCATAGTAATTTTACGTGTTACAAAAGTTTCACCACGTCTAGGAGATTCGTGATTAAATAAAATACCATTACATGCAAACATATTATAAGCTTCTCTATAGTTTTTTGTTATCCAAAAACCATAAATCTTTGCAGCTCCATATGGCGAACGAGGATAAAATGGAGAGTTTTCATCATAAAAACCTCTTTCATTTTTATTTTCTGACATTCCTCCATAAAGCTCCGAAGTTGATGCTTGATAGATTCTTGTTTTTTTCTCTAAACCTAAAATCCTTACAGCCTCCAAAATTCTTAAAGTACCAATCCCATCAACATTCGCAACATATTCTGGAGAATCAAAAGACACTTTTACATGCGACATCGCTCCTAAATTATAAATCTCATCAGGTTGTACTTCTTGGATAATTCTAATAATATTAGTCGAATCTGTCAAATCACCATAATGCAATTTAAAATGAATATGTGCTTCATGTTGATCTTGATAAAGATGATCTATTCGCTGGGTATTAAAAGAAGAAGCACGTCTTTTAACGCCATGTACTTCATATCCTTTTTCTAATAATAATTCTGCCAAATATGATCCGTCTTGACCTGTTATTCCTGTTATAAGTGCTACTTTCTTAGTGCTCATTGGTTTTGAATTTATATTTATTTTAAGAGGGCAAGAAACTGATTATATTGATCAGCCAGCCTTGTAAAATACTTTATTATAATTTAACTTGCTTAAAATTCTGGATATTTTCTAAAAACCAGTCATACGTTTTTTGAATTCCTTCTTGAAGTTCAATTTGATGTTTCCACCCTAATTCGTGCATTTTCGAAACATCCATAAGTTTTCTTGGAGTACCATCTGGTTTACTTGAATCCCAAATAATCTCTCCTGTATGTCCTGTAATTTTCTGAATAGTTTCAGCTAATTCTTTAATAGTCAAATCCTCTCCCGTCCCGACATTATATAAATAGTCCGGCAATTTATTCTGTAAAGCAAAAACTACGGCTTTTGCCATATCGTCAACAAATAGAAATTCACGCATTGGCGTTCCACTTCCCCATAGTGTTACAGGAGCATTATTGTTTTCTTTTGCCTCATGAAACTTTCGAATCATTGCTGGCAGAACATGCGATGTATTTAAATCAAAATTATCATACGTCCCATACAAATTTGTAGGCATAAGGCTTACATAATCCTTACCGAACTGCTTTCTAATTGCTTGACATGCTTTTACTCCTGTAATTTTTGCAATTGCATACCATTCGTTTGTCGGCTCAAGAGTATCCGTCAATAAATAATCTTCCTTTAAAGGTTGTGGAGCTAATTTTGGATAAATGCAAGAACTACCAAGAAAAATAAATTTCTCAACATTATTCTGCAATGCAGCATCAATTAAATTATTTTGAATTTGCATGTTTTCCATAATAAAT comes from Flavobacterium sp. KACC 22761 and encodes:
- a CDS encoding acyltransferase, whose amino-acid sequence is MQLFFIGLLKILRRARLKILRPFDQIRTYLILYSNGVKFQNFKSHGLPKVVVSLGGKCSIGANFKINNHELSNPIGRFHPCSIFVGKKAELIIGKNVGMSSTAIVCHEKIEIGDNVNLGGNVVIYDTDFHSLNSQDRLDPMTDVIKTKTKAVKICNNVFIGAHSTILKGVVIGDNSIIGACSVVTKNIPENEIWAGNPANFIRKLS
- a CDS encoding glycosyltransferase gives rise to the protein MKVLWFSNTSSLYDQGKHSYNGGGWIESLEELISERNDIDLAISFFHNLGFQKEKKGNTTYYPILKKARKKTPIRTIINGFQGKIESENKVIPSLLRVIEDFKPDIIQVFGTEGVFASIQKYTDIPVVIHLQGLIIPYLNAYFPPNQSYWNFILSKKFIFKNITGSGVYASYMRFKNQAIREKSHLENAKYLMGRTDWDCSISKIYSPDSQYFHIEEVLRPLFYNNFKKEYKLNSTIKIVSTLSETVYKGIDVILKCAKLLKEQTSIDFVWQVVGLDRKNSLLNHFIKENNVKPEEFNIEFVGKKNPKDLILILEKTDLFIHPSYIDNSPNSICEAQIVGIPVIACNVGGLSTLIENYKTGILVPSNGVFEIVSAIIDYNRNPEVYFNIGRNSKEIACKRHDKKNIVSSLISSYSQVIKICN
- a CDS encoding MATE family efflux transporter; this encodes MRNKIHKVYNKVGIKTERTKNITKHVIVSFLYKGGSIISSFLLVPLTINFLDAENYGIWLTLSSFIAWFSFFDIGLGNGLRNKFAEAKAKGDLIAAKAYVSSAYYTIGAVCVALILLFITLNFFIDWSRVLNTNPLLEKKLAILMPIVFSFFCLQLVAKLITTIYTADQHHSMQGKVSFFTSAGSLLAIWIMTETAESSLLHFGIIFSALPGLLLVGINLFAFSTTYKDYRPSYKFWKKKYLKDIFGLGFMFFLVQISGIILYSTDNMIISNLFSPADVVPFNIAYKYFSIASMVFAIIASPYWSSITEAYTKNDFEWIKNSMKNFNKIAMVFIVLILIMILFSNVIYDLWVGSKVHVNYLLSLLIGVFIMASIFVTPYTIFLNGIGKVKIQALQSIICCLINIPLSIYFARNLEMGTSGIIFATIVCFIPSVILAPLQYFKIINNTATGLWIK
- the gmd gene encoding GDP-mannose 4,6-dehydratase, with the translated sequence MSTKKVALITGITGQDGSYLAELLLEKGYEVHGVKRRASSFNTQRIDHLYQDQHEAHIHFKLHYGDLTDSTNIIRIIQEVQPDEIYNLGAMSHVKVSFDSPEYVANVDGIGTLRILEAVRILGLEKKTRIYQASTSELYGGMSENKNERGFYDENSPFYPRSPYGAAKIYGFWITKNYREAYNMFACNGILFNHESPRRGETFVTRKITMATAAIAKGKQECLYLGNLNSQRDWGHAKDYVEAMWRILQQEIPEDYVIATGVTTYIRDFVTMAFAEVGMELTFEGENENEVARIKACNNPLYQLEIGKVVVRVDPEYYRPTEVDLLIGDPTKSKTQLGWKPNYDLKALVKEMVESDLRLV
- a CDS encoding GDP-L-fucose synthase codes for the protein MDKKSKIYIAGHNGMVGSAIWRTLSAQGFNNLIGMSSKELDLRNQQKVADFIEKERPDVIIDAAARVGGILANNDYPYQFIMENMQIQNNLIDAALQNNVEKFIFLGSSCIYPKLAPQPLKEDYLLTDTLEPTNEWYAIAKITGVKACQAIRKQFGKDYVSLMPTNLYGTYDNFDLNTSHVLPAMIRKFHEAKENNNAPVTLWGSGTPMREFLFVDDMAKAVVFALQNKLPDYLYNVGTGEDLTIKELAETIQKITGHTGEIIWDSSKPDGTPRKLMDVSKMHELGWKHQIELQEGIQKTYDWFLENIQNFKQVKL